In Vibrio sp. FE10, the following are encoded in one genomic region:
- a CDS encoding aerolysin family beta-barrel pore-forming toxin: protein MININRSLLATAVLSVLSTGVNAKVYPDQIVFDQLGEDVCRSGYRPLDRYEAQEQKNALVARMGTWQITGLKGNWVIMGPGYHGEIKKSSSGSTFCYPNNDQSEIPNYSAKAVTEGSEIDVEYDLVNNRNDFVRPLSYLAHNLGYAWVGGNNSQYVGEDMTIKRSGNSWVIQGNNSGSCDGYRCNEKTKITVDNFTYTVNDNNFWHGDVVESDRELVKTVYATARNRSNIAQQVVVDLKVDESTNWSKTNSYGFSESVQTENTFKWPLVGETKLTIKLEANQSFAETNGNSTSEQVTLQARPMVPANSELPIRVELYRSTISYPYRFNADISYDVEFNGFLRWSGNAWHTHPDNRPYKAHTFTMGRSSNESADIRYQWDHRYIPGETKWWDWGWAIKEAGLSSMQYATGGSLRPFHSYVSGDFNAESQFAGTIEIGQATPITNSVRSKRSVDSLNETTERIGDIEVTTNFNADELSDLGFEGAEMNISVVE, encoded by the coding sequence ATGATTAATATAAACAGAAGTCTCTTAGCAACCGCAGTGTTGTCTGTTCTATCTACCGGTGTAAACGCAAAGGTTTATCCAGACCAAATAGTGTTTGACCAACTTGGTGAAGATGTATGTCGCTCTGGTTATCGCCCTTTAGACCGTTATGAGGCGCAAGAACAAAAGAATGCTTTGGTCGCTCGTATGGGCACTTGGCAGATCACTGGGCTGAAAGGAAACTGGGTGATCATGGGGCCTGGTTATCATGGCGAAATTAAAAAATCGAGCAGCGGGTCAACGTTCTGTTACCCGAACAATGACCAATCTGAAATTCCAAACTACTCTGCCAAAGCCGTCACAGAAGGCAGCGAGATCGACGTTGAATATGACTTGGTGAACAACCGCAATGATTTTGTACGCCCTCTTAGCTACCTAGCTCATAACTTAGGTTATGCATGGGTTGGCGGTAACAACAGTCAGTATGTTGGTGAGGACATGACGATTAAACGCTCAGGTAACTCTTGGGTAATACAGGGCAACAACAGTGGTTCTTGTGATGGTTATCGCTGTAACGAAAAGACTAAGATCACCGTCGACAACTTCACCTACACCGTTAACGACAATAACTTTTGGCACGGCGATGTCGTCGAGTCCGATCGTGAACTGGTTAAGACCGTTTATGCAACGGCAAGAAACAGAAGTAACATCGCGCAACAAGTCGTTGTCGATCTGAAAGTCGATGAGTCTACAAATTGGTCGAAAACGAATAGCTATGGTTTCTCTGAAAGTGTTCAAACAGAGAATACATTCAAGTGGCCTTTAGTTGGCGAGACTAAGCTAACCATTAAGTTAGAAGCGAACCAGAGCTTTGCTGAAACCAACGGAAACTCCACTAGCGAGCAAGTCACACTTCAAGCTCGTCCTATGGTTCCAGCGAATTCAGAGCTGCCGATTCGAGTTGAGTTGTATCGTTCAACCATCTCTTATCCTTACCGATTCAACGCCGACATCAGTTACGATGTTGAATTTAACGGCTTCCTTCGTTGGAGTGGTAACGCATGGCACACCCACCCAGACAACCGCCCTTACAAAGCTCACACCTTCACTATGGGCCGCAGTAGCAATGAATCAGCCGATATTCGTTACCAATGGGATCACCGATACATTCCAGGCGAAACGAAATGGTGGGACTGGGGTTGGGCGATCAAAGAAGCCGGTTTATCGAGCATGCAGTACGCGACTGGAGGAAGCTTACGCCCATTCCACTCTTACGTATCTGGTGATTTTAACGCTGAATCTCAATTTGCAGGCACCATTGAAATTGGCCAAGCAACACCAATTACCAACAGTGTTCGTAGCAAAAGAAGTGTTGATTCACTCAATGAAACCACTGAGCGCATTGGCGATATCGAAGTTACCACCAACTTTAATGCAGATGAGTTGAGTGACTTAGGTTTCGAAGGCGCAGAGATGAACATTAGCGTTGTTGAATAA
- a CDS encoding LysE family translocator: MDILNFEAFLIAITILTLTPGLDTALVIRNTSRSGLADGVMTSLGICGGLYVHAFFSAVGISAILAQSAELFQAVKMVGAVYLIWLGLSSLRALMKNGGGMQVGDQAKQAYSAKRSLREGFLSNVLNPKTAVFYLAFLPQFVNPEGSPLLQSMLMASVHFMIAMVWQCSLAGALNSAKNLLKNASFMKWMEGVTGMVLVGLGVKLLMEEPV, encoded by the coding sequence ATGGATATTTTGAACTTTGAGGCATTTTTAATTGCCATCACTATTTTAACGCTAACGCCGGGTTTAGATACGGCATTGGTGATTCGCAATACTAGCCGCTCCGGCTTAGCTGACGGTGTTATGACCAGCTTAGGTATTTGTGGCGGCCTTTATGTGCATGCCTTTTTCTCTGCTGTGGGGATCTCCGCGATTCTTGCTCAATCAGCTGAACTCTTTCAAGCCGTCAAAATGGTGGGTGCGGTTTACCTGATTTGGCTTGGCTTAAGCAGTTTACGAGCTTTGATGAAAAATGGCGGCGGGATGCAGGTCGGGGATCAAGCTAAGCAAGCATACAGTGCTAAGCGTTCTCTGCGTGAAGGCTTCCTATCTAATGTACTGAACCCGAAAACAGCGGTTTTCTATTTGGCCTTTCTGCCTCAATTCGTAAACCCTGAAGGTTCACCGTTATTACAATCCATGCTGATGGCTTCAGTGCACTTTATGATTGCTATGGTGTGGCAATGTAGTTTGGCTGGGGCTCTGAACTCCGCTAAAAACTTACTTAAGAACGCGAGTTTTATGAAGTGGATGGAAGGTGTGACTGGCATGGTATTAGTTGGGCTTGGCGTTAAGCTTCTGATGGAAGAGCCAGTATAA
- a CDS encoding carboxypeptidase M32 — translation MSAFKKLVEHSQKCSRFQHLASICGWDQASMMPAGGNQARSEAMAELSVHIHGLMTQPQLGDWISDAENEALNSEQQSSLREIKRQWQQANLLPEKLVEAKSLAGSKCEHAWRSQRGNNDWVGFEKNWCEVVELSREEAQIRADAANLTPYDAMLDIYEPGTSSASLDVLFADVKTWLPSLIDEVIEKQSSEQFNAPSGIYSTEKQKALGLEVMKLLQFDFEHGRLDESVHPFCGGVPSDVRITTRYDEAEFVQSLMGIVHETGHARYEQGLPKHLAGQPAGEARSMGIHESQSLFFEMQVGRSDPFIGHLANLAGKQFSGSEFEQKNFQKIYTRVKKDFIRVDADELTYPAHVILRYEIERDLINGNIKHTDVPELWNTKMQSYLGLSTQGNFTNGCMQDIHWTDGAFGYFPSYTLGAMYAAQFMASMKKTVDVNSVIESGDLSPIFTWLESNIWSKGSLLTTDDLVKGATGETLNAQYFKDHLRSRYL, via the coding sequence ATGAGCGCATTCAAAAAACTAGTCGAACACTCTCAAAAATGTTCACGCTTTCAACACCTAGCCTCTATTTGTGGTTGGGACCAAGCTTCAATGATGCCTGCAGGTGGTAACCAAGCACGTAGCGAAGCCATGGCCGAACTCTCTGTTCATATTCACGGCTTAATGACTCAGCCACAACTTGGCGATTGGATTTCAGACGCTGAAAACGAAGCGCTAAATAGCGAGCAACAATCGTCTCTGCGTGAAATTAAACGCCAATGGCAACAAGCCAACCTACTTCCTGAAAAGCTGGTTGAAGCTAAATCTCTAGCTGGCTCAAAGTGTGAGCATGCATGGCGCAGCCAACGTGGTAACAATGATTGGGTTGGGTTCGAAAAGAACTGGTGTGAAGTGGTTGAGCTATCTCGTGAAGAAGCACAGATCCGCGCCGATGCGGCAAACTTAACACCTTATGATGCCATGCTTGATATCTATGAACCGGGCACAAGCTCTGCTTCACTTGATGTCTTGTTTGCCGACGTTAAGACATGGCTACCAAGCCTGATTGACGAAGTGATCGAAAAGCAATCGAGCGAGCAATTTAACGCGCCATCAGGTATCTACTCGACTGAAAAACAGAAAGCACTTGGCTTAGAAGTCATGAAGCTGCTTCAGTTCGATTTTGAACACGGCCGATTAGATGAAAGTGTTCACCCATTCTGTGGTGGCGTACCTTCAGATGTGCGTATTACGACTCGCTACGACGAAGCTGAATTCGTTCAATCATTAATGGGCATTGTCCACGAAACTGGGCACGCACGTTATGAGCAAGGTTTACCAAAACATCTAGCAGGCCAACCAGCAGGTGAAGCTCGCTCTATGGGTATCCATGAATCTCAATCTTTGTTCTTCGAGATGCAAGTTGGCCGCAGCGACCCGTTCATAGGGCACTTAGCAAACCTAGCTGGCAAGCAGTTTTCTGGTTCTGAGTTTGAGCAAAAGAACTTCCAGAAGATCTACACTCGCGTGAAGAAAGACTTCATCCGTGTCGATGCCGATGAACTGACCTACCCTGCACACGTTATCTTACGTTACGAAATTGAACGTGACTTGATCAACGGCAACATCAAACACACCGATGTTCCAGAATTGTGGAACACCAAGATGCAGTCATATCTTGGTTTAAGCACTCAAGGCAACTTCACTAATGGCTGTATGCAAGACATCCACTGGACAGACGGCGCATTCGGTTACTTCCCATCTTACACATTAGGTGCGATGTACGCGGCTCAGTTCATGGCTTCAATGAAGAAAACGGTGGATGTGAACTCAGTGATTGAAAGTGGTGACCTATCACCTATCTTCACTTGGTTAGAGTCGAATATTTGGAGCAAAGGCAGCTTACTAACCACCGATGATTTGGTGAAAGGCGCAACGGGTGAAACCCTGAATGCACAGTACTTTAAAGATCATCTAAGAAGCCGTTACCTATAA
- a CDS encoding SulP family inorganic anion transporter: protein MYQNIKLDWMSNIRGDLLAGLVVALALIPEAIAFSIIAGVDPKVGLYASFSISVVIAFTGGRSGMVSAATGAMALLMVTLVKEHGLEYLLAVTVLTGVLQILAGYLKLGSLMRFVSRSVVTGFVNALAILIFLAQLPELTNVTWHVYAMTAGGLGIIYLFPYLPVIGKLIPSPLVCIIILTAIAMWFDIDIRTVGDMGNLPDTLPIFLWPDVPLNLETLSIIFPYAVGLSVVGLLESMMTATIVDDLTDTSSDKNRECKGQGIANIFTGFLGGMAGCAMIGQSMINIKSGGRGRLSTLSAGVFLLIMVVFLGPWLKQIPMAALVAVMIMVAIGTFSWGSIRDLKKHPLSTNIVMLATVIIVVVTHNLAIGVLVGVLLASLFFANKISRMMVIKNDSTEQNSRKYTVIGQVFFVSSDKFIESFDFKEVIESVTIDLSAAHFWDVTSVSALDKVVVKFRREGTHVDLIGMNQATRTIVDKFGVHDKPEEVEKLLAGH from the coding sequence ATGTACCAAAATATCAAACTTGATTGGATGTCGAACATCCGTGGAGACCTACTTGCTGGTCTCGTTGTAGCACTTGCTTTAATTCCTGAAGCCATCGCCTTTTCTATCATCGCTGGCGTTGACCCTAAAGTTGGCTTGTATGCCTCTTTTAGTATATCTGTTGTGATTGCTTTCACCGGAGGGCGCTCGGGGATGGTTTCTGCGGCCACTGGTGCCATGGCATTATTAATGGTCACCTTAGTCAAAGAACATGGCCTAGAATATTTATTGGCTGTGACCGTACTGACTGGTGTCCTGCAAATTTTGGCTGGATATTTGAAGCTTGGGAGCCTTATGCGGTTTGTCTCACGCTCTGTTGTGACTGGCTTTGTAAATGCCCTCGCCATCTTAATCTTCCTTGCTCAATTGCCTGAGCTCACCAACGTAACTTGGCATGTTTATGCGATGACCGCTGGCGGCCTAGGCATCATTTACCTGTTCCCTTACCTGCCTGTTATTGGCAAATTAATCCCTTCACCTTTGGTGTGTATCATCATTCTAACTGCCATCGCAATGTGGTTCGATATTGATATTCGCACTGTCGGCGACATGGGGAACTTACCTGATACGTTGCCTATCTTCCTATGGCCTGATGTACCTCTCAACTTAGAAACCTTGTCTATCATTTTCCCCTATGCCGTTGGACTTTCTGTAGTAGGTTTATTGGAATCAATGATGACAGCGACGATTGTTGACGACCTTACCGACACCAGCAGTGATAAGAACCGAGAGTGTAAAGGACAAGGCATTGCCAACATCTTTACTGGCTTCTTAGGCGGTATGGCGGGTTGTGCGATGATCGGGCAATCGATGATCAATATTAAATCAGGTGGTCGCGGCCGATTGTCGACACTATCAGCCGGTGTATTCTTGCTAATTATGGTCGTTTTTCTTGGCCCATGGTTAAAGCAGATCCCTATGGCAGCACTGGTTGCTGTGATGATCATGGTCGCGATCGGAACGTTCTCTTGGGGCTCTATTCGAGACCTAAAGAAGCACCCTTTATCGACTAATATTGTGATGCTTGCTACGGTCATTATTGTTGTAGTTACCCACAACTTAGCCATTGGCGTACTTGTTGGCGTGCTGCTGGCCTCACTGTTCTTCGCTAACAAGATCAGTCGAATGATGGTCATCAAAAATGACAGCACAGAGCAAAACAGCCGTAAATATACCGTTATCGGACAGGTCTTTTTCGTTTCATCCGATAAGTTTATTGAGTCATTTGATTTTAAAGAAGTAATTGAATCTGTGACGATAGATTTATCGGCAGCACACTTTTGGGACGTCACCTCCGTTTCAGCATTAGACAAAGTCGTCGTTAAGTTTCGCCGCGAAGGGACACATGTGGACTTGATAGGAATGAACCAAGCCACGCGCACTATTGTCGACAAATTTGGCGTGCACGATAAACCCGAAGAAGTTGAAAAGCTATTGGCCGGACATTAA
- a CDS encoding universal stress protein translates to MKNIIACIDGANSTTSTCEASAWVANKVDAPLVLFHALDHSTQPVVSEFSGQIGLGSQEELLEELAELDEARSKIMLKHGNTLLEEAQKWALNQGVKDVRKLQRHGSLLEGLLDLEEELRVLVIGRSGDSHSVGSQLETVIRSIKAHILVVCEGFKLPDSYLIAFDGSAISEKLIDKAIQTPLLKGLDCHLVMIDDGGNKDAAFEKARIQLEESGISVTAASLTGTVDKALIDYQQQHEIGMMVMGAYGHSQLRQFFVGSNTTKVLSNSRVPLLLIR, encoded by the coding sequence ATGAAAAACATAATCGCTTGTATTGATGGCGCTAACTCTACAACTTCCACCTGCGAAGCCAGTGCTTGGGTTGCAAACAAAGTAGATGCTCCGTTGGTTCTCTTCCACGCTTTGGATCATTCGACTCAGCCCGTGGTGAGTGAATTCTCTGGCCAAATAGGTTTAGGGAGCCAAGAAGAGTTGCTTGAAGAGCTGGCTGAACTGGACGAAGCGCGTAGTAAAATCATGCTAAAACACGGTAATACATTACTGGAAGAAGCTCAAAAATGGGCGTTAAACCAAGGCGTGAAAGACGTACGTAAATTGCAGCGTCACGGCAGTTTATTAGAAGGACTCTTGGATCTTGAAGAAGAGTTACGTGTGTTGGTTATCGGCAGATCAGGAGATTCTCACTCGGTCGGCTCGCAACTTGAAACCGTCATTCGCTCGATTAAAGCTCATATACTCGTTGTATGTGAAGGCTTTAAGCTTCCAGACTCATACCTGATTGCGTTTGATGGCAGCGCCATTAGCGAGAAGTTAATCGACAAGGCGATTCAAACACCTTTACTAAAAGGATTAGATTGCCACTTGGTGATGATCGATGATGGTGGAAATAAAGACGCCGCGTTCGAGAAAGCAAGAATCCAACTTGAAGAATCAGGGATCAGCGTAACCGCAGCATCACTAACAGGTACGGTCGATAAAGCACTTATCGATTATCAACAGCAGCATGAAATTGGAATGATGGTAATGGGTGCTTACGGGCATTCTCAACTGAGACAGTTTTTTGTAGGAAGTAATACCACCAAAGTTCTGTCGAACAGTCGTGTTCCGTTACTGTTAATTCGATAG
- a CDS encoding GNAT family N-acetyltransferase, which produces MLEIRKIHHYLGSNMDVDCKVVASKDSLKYRAVRLESLKLHPECFGSGYEAQSQLPILYFEGLIESDTQESVMIGAFVGEDLVGLCGLTPADGNALEIIQMYVSAKFRGQAIGSKMLAKANTILESRSEKELRLTVFASNVAAIKVYQDFGFETKTTDGNELVMILQPST; this is translated from the coding sequence TTGCTTGAAATACGCAAAATTCATCATTATCTTGGATCGAATATGGACGTTGATTGTAAAGTCGTAGCAAGTAAAGATAGCCTAAAGTACCGTGCAGTAAGGCTTGAAAGCTTGAAATTACACCCTGAATGCTTTGGTTCAGGTTACGAAGCTCAATCGCAACTACCGATTCTGTATTTTGAGGGGCTCATTGAAAGTGATACTCAAGAAAGTGTCATGATTGGCGCTTTTGTCGGTGAGGATTTGGTTGGTTTATGCGGTTTAACTCCAGCTGACGGGAACGCTTTAGAAATTATTCAGATGTATGTCTCTGCAAAATTTAGAGGGCAAGCCATTGGGTCTAAAATGTTGGCTAAAGCTAATACAATTTTAGAGTCACGCTCTGAAAAAGAGTTGAGACTGACTGTGTTTGCCAGCAATGTCGCAGCTATTAAGGTGTATCAAGACTTTGGCTTTGAAACTAAGACTACCGATGGAAATGAGTTGGTGATGATTTTACAGCCATCAACTTAA
- a CDS encoding YnfA family protein: MLEFKTVGLFVLTAIAEIVGCYLPYLWLRQDKSILLLIPAALSLAAFAWLLTLHPTATGRVYAAYGGVYISVALVWLWLVDGEKPTMWDLVGGSIALFGMAIIMFPPKHG; the protein is encoded by the coding sequence ATGCTTGAATTTAAAACCGTGGGTCTTTTCGTTTTAACGGCCATAGCAGAGATAGTGGGCTGTTATTTACCTTATCTGTGGCTTAGGCAAGATAAGAGCATATTACTTCTAATCCCTGCTGCGTTAAGTCTGGCTGCTTTTGCTTGGTTGTTAACGCTTCACCCGACTGCAACGGGCCGTGTTTATGCCGCGTATGGCGGGGTGTACATTTCAGTTGCACTGGTATGGCTTTGGCTTGTTGATGGCGAAAAGCCGACAATGTGGGATCTGGTTGGCGGATCTATTGCACTGTTTGGCATGGCGATCATCATGTTTCCACCCAAGCATGGCTAA
- a CDS encoding methyltransferase family protein, translating into MKKLLPPILFLIFAISMSLICWWLGSHHHMLYPYNLAGLVVIGVGLLLAMSGKRLFKKRNTNIMTFDEPTLLVTEGVYKYTRNPMYLGFVVSLLGFAILTGAANSSFLLTAVFVLVTDRWYIKFEEQMMRDKFGQDYEDYCRKVRRWI; encoded by the coding sequence ATGAAAAAACTATTACCACCCATTCTCTTCCTGATTTTTGCCATTAGTATGAGCTTAATATGCTGGTGGCTTGGCTCTCATCATCACATGCTTTATCCGTATAACCTAGCTGGACTGGTTGTCATTGGTGTTGGGCTTTTACTGGCGATGTCTGGCAAGCGACTATTTAAAAAACGAAACACAAATATCATGACGTTTGATGAGCCAACTCTATTGGTAACAGAAGGGGTCTATAAGTACACTCGAAACCCAATGTATTTGGGGTTTGTTGTTTCATTGTTGGGTTTTGCAATACTGACCGGTGCCGCGAATTCCTCTTTTTTGCTTACGGCGGTCTTTGTCCTTGTGACTGACCGATGGTACATAAAATTTGAGGAACAAATGATGCGCGATAAGTTTGGTCAAGACTATGAAGACTATTGCCGAAAAGTAAGGCGGTGGATCTAA
- a CDS encoding Crp/Fnr family transcriptional regulator, with protein sequence MDNSHKIRLHDTFSEIAPLSQNDVELAIQYFTTQTYQPKEYIFHCGDLVSDVHFVLDGIGRYFYIDEQGNERNKSLVRTGGAFTSMGSLIESSPSPFFAQTLTECTVASIRYESLVELSRSHRNWGEFLRKLFERLVLKKERREAGFLLLSAKERYQEFLTEFGDESKKIPLRHVAMYIGVTDVTLSRIRREMGLT encoded by the coding sequence ATGGATAATTCCCACAAAATACGATTACACGATACTTTCTCGGAAATAGCTCCATTGAGTCAAAACGATGTGGAATTGGCTATTCAATACTTCACGACTCAGACATACCAACCGAAAGAGTACATATTTCATTGTGGTGATTTGGTATCAGATGTTCACTTTGTTCTCGATGGGATCGGTCGGTATTTTTATATCGACGAACAGGGGAATGAGCGTAATAAATCCTTGGTAAGAACAGGTGGCGCGTTCACTAGTATGGGCTCATTGATCGAATCGAGTCCCAGCCCGTTTTTTGCTCAAACACTGACGGAATGTACTGTTGCTTCGATACGTTATGAAAGTTTGGTCGAGCTATCTAGAAGTCACCGTAATTGGGGCGAGTTCCTGCGCAAATTATTCGAACGTCTTGTGCTTAAGAAAGAGAGAAGGGAAGCTGGCTTTCTCCTGTTGAGTGCCAAAGAACGCTACCAAGAATTCTTAACTGAATTTGGTGACGAAAGTAAGAAAATACCGCTTCGCCATGTGGCTATGTATATAGGGGTTACTGACGTGACTCTATCGAGAATTCGTCGGGAGATGGGCTTAACATAG
- a CDS encoding tetratricopeptide repeat protein — translation MEQVIKEAIELRKEAKYHESRSLLGRLLTNSHYAAKAHLQIAWSYDNEGKELEAIDHYLLSLSGELSETERFDALFGLASTYRSLGQYLEALSYFEQTLSEYPDSIEVQPFYAMCLYNVGRHKEAMSILLDLLVSTTNSDAIKEYQRAILLYSKDLDRKW, via the coding sequence ATGGAACAGGTCATCAAAGAAGCCATTGAATTACGTAAAGAAGCTAAGTATCACGAATCTCGCTCTTTGCTAGGTAGGTTGCTAACCAATAGCCATTATGCGGCGAAGGCTCACCTACAGATTGCGTGGTCATATGATAACGAAGGTAAAGAGCTAGAAGCTATCGATCATTACCTCTTGTCTTTGTCTGGCGAATTGTCAGAGACAGAACGCTTTGATGCTTTATTTGGCTTGGCTTCTACTTATCGAAGCTTGGGTCAATATCTAGAGGCTTTGAGTTATTTCGAGCAAACTCTGAGTGAGTATCCTGATTCAATAGAAGTTCAGCCTTTTTATGCTATGTGTTTGTACAATGTAGGACGTCATAAGGAAGCGATGTCTATATTGCTCGACCTTTTGGTGTCGACAACAAATAGCGATGCAATTAAAGAGTATCAGCGAGCTATTTTACTCTATAGCAAAGACTTAGATAGAAAGTGGTAA
- a CDS encoding GNAT family N-acetyltransferase, protein MEIKKYHRDYLPALRQLYLDSRTATFTWQDTTVFELSDFERDTDGEQILVAVEGSEVLGFISIWEPDGFIHHLFVSPHKLRHGAGARLLSISKQHYSALSLKCLVANESATDFYHSNGFVIASTYDDGLDSYHLMTFSS, encoded by the coding sequence ATGGAAATAAAAAAGTATCATCGTGACTATTTACCTGCGCTAAGGCAGCTATATTTAGATTCTCGAACAGCGACGTTTACGTGGCAAGATACCACCGTATTCGAGCTGTCAGATTTTGAACGAGATACTGACGGCGAACAAATTTTGGTTGCTGTCGAAGGTAGCGAAGTCTTAGGGTTTATCTCAATTTGGGAGCCCGATGGTTTTATCCACCATCTTTTTGTTAGCCCTCACAAATTACGTCATGGAGCAGGTGCAAGACTATTGAGTATCAGTAAACAACATTACTCTGCGTTGAGCTTAAAATGCTTGGTTGCTAATGAAAGCGCTACTGATTTCTATCACTCAAATGGTTTTGTGATTGCTTCAACTTATGATGATGGGCTAGACAGTTATCACCTAATGACGTTCTCTTCATAA
- a CDS encoding metal-dependent hydrolase, whose amino-acid sequence MDPLTQGVLGASLSQSASKKQHLVVAGVLGLLSGLAPDLDAFIRSQNDPLLALEFHRQFTHSLLFIPIGSLICALVLHSLIAKRRGFSFKQSWLYCALGYGTHALLDSCTTYGTQLFWPLTNERYAWNTISIIDPVYTLPILILLVFATWKRVPWLARVAFLWALIYPTLGMIQRDRAEAVGWQLAQERQHTPIRLEAKPSFANILVWKVVYETENRYYVDAVRVGTSVKTYPGESIAKLNVSLDFPWLDLNSQQAKDIERFRWFSNGYVAQDPTDEMRIIDVRYSIVPNQLRALWSIKLEPSVDSEMHVRYETHRDNTPESRQIFLDMLKGD is encoded by the coding sequence ATGGATCCGTTAACGCAGGGCGTGCTAGGCGCTTCGTTGTCGCAATCAGCGAGTAAAAAGCAGCACTTGGTGGTTGCTGGAGTTTTGGGTTTACTCTCTGGGTTAGCGCCAGATTTAGATGCGTTTATTCGATCGCAGAATGATCCTTTGTTGGCTTTGGAGTTCCATCGACAATTTACTCATTCACTTCTGTTTATCCCCATTGGCAGCTTGATTTGCGCGTTGGTTTTACATTCATTGATCGCCAAAAGGCGTGGTTTCTCTTTTAAACAAAGTTGGCTGTATTGCGCGTTAGGTTATGGCACTCATGCTTTGTTGGATTCATGCACTACGTATGGCACTCAGTTGTTTTGGCCACTCACCAACGAGCGTTACGCTTGGAACACCATTTCGATCATCGACCCTGTCTATACACTGCCTATTTTAATCTTGCTTGTGTTTGCAACATGGAAACGAGTCCCTTGGTTGGCTCGTGTCGCGTTTCTTTGGGCTTTGATTTATCCAACTCTCGGAATGATACAAAGGGACAGGGCAGAGGCTGTAGGGTGGCAACTAGCGCAAGAGCGACAACATACGCCTATCCGGTTAGAGGCTAAGCCGAGCTTTGCGAATATCTTAGTTTGGAAAGTGGTCTACGAAACAGAGAATCGATACTATGTAGATGCTGTACGGGTAGGTACCTCCGTTAAGACATACCCTGGTGAATCAATCGCAAAACTGAATGTTAGCCTGGATTTCCCGTGGCTTGACCTTAATTCACAGCAAGCAAAAGACATTGAACGTTTCCGCTGGTTCTCAAATGGTTATGTGGCACAAGATCCCACGGATGAAATGCGTATTATCGATGTCCGGTATTCAATTGTACCGAACCAATTGAGAGCGCTTTGGAGCATTAAATTAGAGCCATCGGTGGATTCAGAAATGCACGTACGTTATGAAACACATAGAGACAATACCCCAGAATCCAGACAGATTTTCTTAGACATGTTGAAGGGTGATTGA
- a CDS encoding DUF6404 family protein: MSYERKLERALQQLQAAKISKWNYNAPLHQWLRKAGIKLRPPYYVPFLRNVVVRFVEFFAFFLPLTSLLSISREGVTFSNILYESFIAGAFYAVFMSAYYLWTYRKCELTSWEEL; encoded by the coding sequence ATGAGTTATGAAAGAAAGCTTGAGAGGGCATTGCAACAACTCCAAGCCGCTAAGATTTCAAAATGGAACTACAACGCTCCTTTACATCAATGGTTGCGTAAGGCTGGGATCAAGTTAAGACCACCTTACTATGTTCCATTTCTACGAAATGTAGTGGTGCGCTTTGTTGAGTTTTTCGCCTTTTTTCTTCCTTTAACATCGCTGCTAAGCATATCGAGAGAGGGAGTGACCTTTTCAAACATATTGTATGAATCATTCATCGCTGGTGCCTTTTATGCTGTTTTTATGAGCGCATATTATCTTTGGACGTATCGGAAGTGTGAACTGACAAGTTGGGAAGAGTTGTAA